The genomic DNA GCCCAACTCCCAGCAAGGCCAGCCCAGCCCCGATCCAAAAGATTCGCCCCACTGATCGCCCTAGCAGCCAAAACAGGATGGGAATTCCCAACATATACAGGCTGGTAATAAAGGCGCTGCGGTTGACCGTGGTGTAGATGAGACCGATTGCTTGGGTAGTATAGCCGCCCACGCTCCATAGCCCTAGCTCCAGCCCAACGCCGATTAAGCGGCGATCGCGCTTCAAAAAGGGCAGAAAACACAGGGCAGCGATGCCAAACCGCACTAGGGTGACTAAACTGGGCGGCACATCGGCGATCGCTCCTTGTACCACCACAAAGGAGGTGCCCCACAGCAGCGTTCCTCCAATCAATGCCAAAAGCCCCAGCAGGCGTAATCTGGGGCTAACGGATACGTGTATGGGTGTGGTCAACGTCTTGTCTCAGGTTTTCGTGAAGGACAATCCCGACAAAACAGCAAAACCTTTAACACCCCTGCACGGGGAGGATTGTGTCGGCTTACCAACCCCAAACCGACGGCAGCGGTAGGCTAGGGCTAGCTGAGACCTCGGAGGATGCTGCTGGATCCAAGCGGGTTTCCGCACAAAACGATGCGGTGTTAAAGCCACCAAATCGCTTCACGGTGCTGGTGCGAAAGCGTAAGTTGGGGTTGGCAAACCAAAAGCGTTCGACCGAACTCATGGTCTCGTACTCGGTGATCAGAATCAGCCCATCGGCGTCATCCACCTGATAGCGTCCGACCACCGGCACAATTTCCGCATAGCCGCGCTCGCGCAACATCTTGCCCTGGCTAGGATCCTCGGCATCGGGCACAATGGCAAATCCCGTATTCCCTTCATGGTTTTCGCCTTCTTTATCCCAGGCCATGGAACCATGCCACTGCACCGCTGCGCCACCAATGGCTAGGGCTGGGTCAATATCATGCATCTCGCAGATAGCAATGACCTTGGCAT from Candidatus Obscuribacterales bacterium includes the following:
- a CDS encoding phycobiliprotein lyase, giving the protein MRDVMDFFRMSAGQWRSQRTTHHLPFRRTELGELEIQAEALAADDAKVIAICEMHDIDPALAIGGAAVQWHGSMAWDKEGENHEGNTGFAIVPDAEDPSQGKMLRERGYAEIVPVVGRYQVDDADGLILITEYETMSSVERFWFANPNLRFRTSTVKRFGGFNTASFCAETRLDPAASSEVSASPSLPLPSVWGW
- a CDS encoding DMT family transporter, whose protein sequence is MTTPIHVSVSPRLRLLGLLALIGGTLLWGTSFVVVQGAIADVPPSLVTLVRFGIAALCFLPFLKRDRRLIGVGLELGLWSVGGYTTQAIGLIYTTVNRSAFITSLYMLGIPILFWLLGRSVGRIFWIGAGLALLGVG